The genomic DNA ACAAGACCGCCCTCGTCATCGGAGGCGGATTGAGCGGGATGACAGCCGCATTGTCCCTGGCGGAGCATGGGATAGAGACGCATCTCATCGAGAAAACGGACGAACTCGGCGGGAATCTGAGGAGGATAACGCACACGCTCAGAGGAGAGGATCCTCAGGAGATGCTCAAGAAGGCAATAGGGAAGGTGCAAAGCAACGAGAGAATAACGCTTCACATGGGAACGGAAGTTGAGTCCGTCGACGGATTCATAGGCAACTTCCACACGACGCTAGCGAACGGGGACGAGTTCGACCACGGCGTCGTGATAGTCGCCACAGGTGCTATCGAGTACAAGCCCACGGAGTATCTGTACGGGAAGAGCGATCACGTCATGACGCAGCTCGAACTGGAAGAGAGGATGCTGCACGAGGACTTCAAGCCCGAGAGCATAGTCATCATACAGTGTGTCGGTTCTCGCGTCCCCGAGTACCACAACTGCAGCCGCATATGCTGTTCTACATCCATCAAGAACGCGCTGTGGGTGAAGGAGAGGTATCCCGAGACGCCCGTGTACATACTGTTCAAGGACATTCGTACGTACGGATTCAGGGAGAGGTACTACCGGGAGGCGTCAAGGAAGGGAGTCATATTCCTCAGGTACGACGACGAGAACCCTCCCGAGGTCGCGGAGGAGAACGGGAAGCTGAGGGTTGTGGTGAAGGACAGATACATCATGGAAGAAGTCCTTCTTGAGCCTGAGTACGTCGTGCTCAATGCAGCCACAAGGGCGAATCCTGGCAACAAAGCGTTGTCGGAGATCCTAAAGGTCCCGTTGAGCGGGGACGGGTTCTTCCTAGAAGCTCACAGAAAGCTCCGACCTGTGGAATTCTCGACCGACGGAATGCTTCTGTGCGGTCTTGCTCAAGGACCCAAGTTCACGGATGAGAACGTAGCTCAGGCCCAAGCCGCCGCATCCAAAGCGATGGTCGTCCTCTCGAAAGATACCCTAGCCGCAGGAGGATCCATCGCCCACGTGGACGAAGAGGTCTGCGTCGGATGTGAGACTTGCGAGGCGATATGCCCCTATAGTGCCATCCAAGTGGATGATGAGAAGGGGAAAGCCGTCGTCACTGAGGCGCTCTGCAAAGGCTGTGGGAGCTGTGCGAGCGGTTGTCCCGAGAGGGCGATAACTCTCAGACACTTCACGCGTGACCAGATACTCTCCCAGGTGACCGCCATAATCGAGATGATGGAGGCGATCCCTTGACCGACTTCGATCCTCACATCGTGGGCTTCCTGTGTAACTGGTGCTCGTACGCAGGCGCCGACTTGGCGGGCGTCTCCAGGATTCAGTATCCCACCAACATCGGCGTTGTCAGGGTGATGTGCAGTAGCAGTATCGATCCCGTGGTCCTTGTTGAGACGATGATACGAGGGGCGGATGGAGTGCTCATTGCGGGATGCCATCCTGGGGACTGCCACTACGATACAGGTAACCTTCAGGCCGAGAGAAGAGTGAAGGTCGTTCGCAGGCTGCTTGACAAATGCGGGTTGGAACCGCAGAGAATCAGACTGGAATGGATCTCTGCATCGGAGGGGTCGAGGTTCGCAGAGGTCGTGGACAGCTTTGTCGAGGAGATCAGAGAGCTGGGTCCCAATCCCGTGGCGGGCGACCAGCCCGACTTGGACGTTCTGGAAAGCCTCTACGTTGCCAGGGATGTCCTTGGTGACTTCAGACTCAATCTTCTAGTGAGCAAGGAGCACCAGATCGAGGACGTATCCAACGTCTTCGGGGAGAGAATCCCCAAAGAACGGATGGACGAGCTCCTGAAGACGGTGGTGAGCGAGGAGTTCAGTCGATGCAACTTGCTCATGCTTGCCAGAGATTCTCCCGTCTCTGTGCAGCAGATGGCAGATCGAACAGGACTCCCAGAGGAAGAGGTGCTTGACCACACCGTCGTGCTCGTGGACAGAGGTCTTCTGAAGGTCGATAGAGTCGATGATGGCTCTCCGCTCTATCTCACCATCCCACAGGATCGTGGAAGGATATCCACTCTACCTGCTTGGGCTCAAGTGGAGAAGAGGAGTATTGAATCAAGCATAAAGAACCTGCCCGATGTCGACGAAACGACAAAGGCATGGATAGTCAGAGAGTTGCTGCTTACGCTTAGGTGTCATAACTGTGAAAGAAGAAGGAGTGACGCGTGTCACTTCTCGGTCTGCATCAGGGGCCTGATGTCTGGGGTGGTCGGATGAGTGATGAAGAAGGCAAGATCGGAGCCGTTATGGTCGTTGGTGGTGGAATCGCTGGGATGCAGGCCGCTCTCGACCTCGCAGATAGTGGTTACCTCGTGTACGTCGTTGACTCGTCTCCCAGCATTGGGGGAGCGATGGCCCAGTTGGACAAGACATTCCCCACTCATGACTGCGCCATGTGCATTTTGTCACCCAAGCTCGTTGCGACGGGCCGGCATCAGAACGTGAAGCTGATGATGGCAAGTGACGTTGATGCGATAGAAGGAAAGCCTGGCAATTTCACCGTGTCCGTCAAGAGAAAGGCGCGGTATGTGGACGAGACCAAATGCACCGGTTGCGGACTTTGCACACTCAGATGTCCGATAGAGGTCAGGGACGAGTACAACAAGGGGCTCAAACTGAGGAAAGCGATATACCTCAAATACCCGCAGGCGGTCCCGCCCGTTCACACCATAGACCGGGACCACTGCATCGGATGTGGTGTGTGCGAGACGCAGTGCGAGGCGGGCGCCATAGACTTCTCCGGCGAGGAGGAGCTCGTCAAGGTCGACGTCGGGTCCGTCATACTGGCCCCGGGCTTCTCTGAATTCGATCCTAGGCTGAAGACGGAATACGGATATGGCGTGTTCAAGAACGTGCTCTCTTCCGTCGAGCTGGAGAGAATGCTCAGCGCAACGGGCCCGTACAGGGGCATGGTTCTAAGGCCCTCCGACGGCAAGATGCCAAAGCGAATGGCGTTCATCCAGTGCGTCGGGAGCAGGGACGTTCAGGTCGGAAACCCGTACTGCTCCTCCGTGTGTTGCATGTTTGCTGTCAAGGAGGCCCTCATCGCTCGAGAGCACACTCCTGGCCTAGAATCCCACATCTTCTTCATGGACATGAGGGCGTTCGGCAAGGAATTCGATGAGTACTATGCTCGGGCGGAGGAGGAGCACGGAATCGTGTTCACGAGGAATGCGAGAGTAGCAAGGGTGAGCCAGAATCCGGAGACGAACAATCTCTATCTGTGGTATGCCGAACATGGCAAGATGAAGAAAGAGGAATTCGACATTGTCGTTCTCTCGATCGGATTCGACTCTCCTAAGGATGTCGAAAAGCTGACAGAGAAGCTGGGAATAAAACTGAACAAGCATGATTTCTGCCAAACTGACATGTTCACGCCTCTCGATACGTCAGAGCCCGGAATCTACGTCTGTGGTGCGTTCAGCTCGCCCAAGGACATTCCCGACAGTGTTGCCCAGGCGTCCGGGGCCGCGTGCAGAGCGATGAGTGAGATCGCTGGGGCGCGGGGAGCCATGGTGACCGTTAAGGAATACCCACCTGAGATTGATGTCTCGGGACAGGAACCCAAGATCGGAGTGTTCGTCTGTCACTGCGGGATAAACATCGGAGGCGTTCTTGATGTCCCGAGTCTTGCCGAGTATGCGAAGACCCTCCCGAACGTCGTCCACGCCGAAGACAACCTTTACACGTGTTCCCAGGACACTCAACAGAGAATCAGCGAGACGATAATGGAGAAGGGATTGAACAGGGTCGTTGTGGCTTCGTGCACACCCAGAACGCACACGACGATATTCCAGAACACGCTCATGGAGGCGGGTCTGAATCCTCACCTCTTCGAAATGGCCAACATCCGAGATCAATGCTCCTGGGTTCACATGAACGTGCCCAAGAGGGCCACGAAAAAGGCGAGGACGCTCATACGCATGGCAGTGGCCAAAGCGTCCTTGCTTGAACAGCTGAAACCTGCAGAGGTCGAAGTCGTCAAGTCAGCTCTCGTGATCGGGGGAGGCCTCTCAGGAATGACTGCTGCAGTGGAGCTGGCAAGGGCAGGTTTCGACGCCCATCTGGTCGAGAGAGATAGTGAACTCGGAGGTCTCCTCAGGAGGATTCACTTCGGCTGTTCGGGAGAGGATGTTCAGGGGTTCTTGGGGCGACTCGTGAAGCAGGTAGAGGACGATGATAGGATCCGCGTATACACAAGTGCGGAACTCAAGGAGGTTTCTGGATCAGTGGGAGATTTCACCGCCGTAATCGATTCGGACGGGGAAGAAACCGAGACCCATCAAGGTGTGATAATAGTCGCCACCGGCGGGGAGGAGTACGAACCTACCGAGTATCTATACGGTAAGGACCCGCGAGTCATGACCCAGCTGGAATTCGAAGAGAAGCTCGCAACAGAGGGCGAAATCGATGCGAAATGCATCGTGATGGTGCATTGCGTGGGCTCCCGGACGACAGAGAGGCCGTATTGCAGCCGTGTCTGCTGCACCGAGAGCGTGAAAAACGCGTTGAGGGTCAAGGAAATGAATCCGGGGATTGCCGTCTACAGCCTCTTCCGAGACATGAGGACCTACGGATTCCGGGAGGAGTTCTACCGCGAGGCGGCTGAGAAGGGCGTCGTCTTTATCAGGTTTCTCGAGGAGAACGAACCTGTGGTGAGCATTGACGATCAGGGAAAACTGGAGGTCAGAATCCTCGACGACATACTGCAGGAGGAATTACTGATCAACCCGG from Candidatus Thermoplasmatota archaeon includes the following:
- a CDS encoding 4Fe-4S binding protein is translated as KTALVIGGGLSGMTAALSLAEHGIETHLIEKTDELGGNLRRITHTLRGEDPQEMLKKAIGKVQSNERITLHMGTEVESVDGFIGNFHTTLANGDEFDHGVVIVATGAIEYKPTEYLYGKSDHVMTQLELEERMLHEDFKPESIVIIQCVGSRVPEYHNCSRICCSTSIKNALWVKERYPETPVYILFKDIRTYGFRERYYREASRKGVIFLRYDDENPPEVAEENGKLRVVVKDRYIMEEVLLEPEYVVLNAATRANPGNKALSEILKVPLSGDGFFLEAHRKLRPVEFSTDGMLLCGLAQGPKFTDENVAQAQAAASKAMVVLSKDTLAAGGSIAHVDEEVCVGCETCEAICPYSAIQVDDEKGKAVVTEALCKGCGSCASGCPERAITLRHFTRDQILSQVTAIIEMMEAIP
- a CDS encoding FAD-dependent oxidoreductase — protein: MSDEEGKIGAVMVVGGGIAGMQAALDLADSGYLVYVVDSSPSIGGAMAQLDKTFPTHDCAMCILSPKLVATGRHQNVKLMMASDVDAIEGKPGNFTVSVKRKARYVDETKCTGCGLCTLRCPIEVRDEYNKGLKLRKAIYLKYPQAVPPVHTIDRDHCIGCGVCETQCEAGAIDFSGEEELVKVDVGSVILAPGFSEFDPRLKTEYGYGVFKNVLSSVELERMLSATGPYRGMVLRPSDGKMPKRMAFIQCVGSRDVQVGNPYCSSVCCMFAVKEALIAREHTPGLESHIFFMDMRAFGKEFDEYYARAEEEHGIVFTRNARVARVSQNPETNNLYLWYAEHGKMKKEEFDIVVLSIGFDSPKDVEKLTEKLGIKLNKHDFCQTDMFTPLDTSEPGIYVCGAFSSPKDIPDSVAQASGAACRAMSEIAGARGAMVTVKEYPPEIDVSGQEPKIGVFVCHCGINIGGVLDVPSLAEYAKTLPNVVHAEDNLYTCSQDTQQRISETIMEKGLNRVVVASCTPRTHTTIFQNTLMEAGLNPHLFEMANIRDQCSWVHMNVPKRATKKARTLIRMAVAKASLLEQLKPAEVEVVKSALVIGGGLSGMTAAVELARAGFDAHLVERDSELGGLLRRIHFGCSGEDVQGFLGRLVKQVEDDDRIRVYTSAELKEVSGSVGDFTAVIDSDGEETETHQGVIIVATGGEEYEPTEYLYGKDPRVMTQLEFEEKLATEGEIDAKCIVMVHCVGSRTTERPYCSRVCCTESVKNALRVKEMNPGIAVYSLFRDMRTYGFREEFYREAAEKGVVFIRFLEENEPVVSIDDQGKLEVRILDDILQEELLINPDYVVLAAATLPARGNEELARMLKVPLNSHGFFLEAHMKLRPVDFATDGIFLCGLAHLPKFFEENVSQACGAVSRALSILSQDTLEGEATIALVDESMCR